The Lycium barbarum isolate Lr01 chromosome 10, ASM1917538v2, whole genome shotgun sequence genome includes a region encoding these proteins:
- the LOC132615774 gene encoding probable galacturonosyltransferase-like 9: MNCLKTVICFLILGVMPIGTIAIRPVLDNYNPLLGFTEAPDYRNGLGCPLQTETTSYFRNPSLVHVAMTLDSEYLRGSMAAVHSVLRHASCPEHVYFHFIAAEFDPESNPRVLTRLVRCIFPSLNFKVYVFREDNVINLISSSIRLALENPLNYARNYLGDILDPCVKRVIYLDSDVILVDDVHKLWNVNISGSRVIGAPEYCHANFTKYFTDSFWSDPVLSRLFGSRNPCYFNTGVMVMDLEKWRQGNYRLKIESWMKLQRKRRIYELGSLPPFLLVFGGNVEPIDHKWNQHGLGGDNVKGSCRSLHPGPVSLLHWSGKGKPWVRLDEKKPCPLDYLWEPYDLYKPFRITSKVVSA, encoded by the exons ATGAATTGTCTAAAAACAGTTATTTGTTTCTTGATTCTTGGAGTTATGCCTATTGGTACTATTGCAATACGTCCAGTTCTTGATAATTATAATCCTTTATTAGGTTTTACAGAAGCACCTGATTACAGAAATGGCTTAGGTTGTCCGTTACAAACTGAAACCACCTCATATTTTCGCAACCCTTCATTGGTCCACGTGGCAATGACATTAGATTCGGAGTATCTCAGAGGATCAATGGCAGCTGTACACTCGGTCCTTCGACACGCGTCATGTCCAGAACACGTGTACTTCCATTTCATCGCCGCAGAATTCGACCCGGAATCTAACCCACGGGTCTTGACCCGACTTGTTAGATGCATTTTCCCTTCATTAAACTTCAAAGTCTATGTTTTCAGAGAAGACAATGTGATTAATCTCATATCGTCCTCGATAAGACTTGCACTTGAAAACCCGTTAAATTATGCAAGGAATTACTTGGGTGATATACTTGACCCGTGTGTGAAACGGGTCATTTATTTGGATTCTGATGTTATTCTTGTTGATGATGTTCATAAGTTGTGGAATGTGAACATTAGTGGGTCACGGGTAATTGGAGCACCCGAGTACTGCCATGCAAATTTTACTAAATATTTTACGGATTCGTTTTGGTCCGACCCGGTTTTGTCACGGCTTTTCGGGTCGAGAAACCCGTGTTACTTCAACACAG GTGTaatggtgatggatttggagaaATGGAGACAAGGAAACTACAGATTGAAGATAGAAAGTTGGATGAAATTACAGAGAAAGAGAAGGATCTATGAGCTAGGTTCATTGCCACCATTTTTGTTGGTTTTTGGTGGAAATGTTGAACCCATTGACCATAAATGGAACCAACATGGGCTTGGTGGGGATAATGTTAAAGGGTCATGTAGGTCACTGCACCCTGGTCCAGTGAGCTTGTTGCATTGGAGTGGAAAAGGCAAGCCATGGGTTAGGCTCGATGAGAAAAAACCATGTCCATTGGATTATCTTTGGGAACCTTATGATTTATACAAGCCATTCAGGATTACCAGTAAAGTTGTCTCTGCGTGA